gTTGTCATGgagtttcctccgggtactctggtttccccccacagcccaaagacatactgaggctaattggagttattaaattgcccataggtgtccatgtgagtgaatggtgtgagtgtgccctgcgatgggctggcctcctgtccagggttgtttcctgcctcgtgcccattgcttccggggtaggctctggaccccccatgacccagtaGGATGAGCAgattggaaaatggatggatggatgggtctaCTTCAGGGGTTGGGGCCAGAGGGGTTTTTAGATCTATTGTGTGTAGCGTGGAACTATGAATCTCCCCTTGAATGTAAAACTTTTACTGATTCATGTCGCTGGCCCTTTCCGGTGAATCAAACCTGTGTGCTGTATTTGCGAGTTGGGTTATCATCATGGTCCCCGGGTGCAGTGTCCCTGGGGTGGCGTAGTCGGCTATTCATAAAAAGGGTATTGTAGATCACTCCGGCACACTAAAAGTTTATATTTTCGGTCTCTGTACACACCGCCGCCTCCATTCAGAACATGTTATTGGTATTCAGTCCAGTGGCCGGTCAGCAAAACTCTTATTGCTAACTTGgtgaaatttattgtggggaACCCCATTTAAGGCTAAATGTATCAAGCAACAACAGGCAAGTCTAGTAACGGAGGCTGTAACAATGATACTAAACCTTTCATACTGGGATCTTCATTTTAGGTGAgacagtttatttcacattaaagctaaatgtaaacaagCATGTTTGCATCAAGAGCTACACAGCATATCAAAGTACATGAACAGAGCAGAAGGTTAAAAAACTAAAGGTTTAATGTGACCCTGTCCACATTATATGGATTATATTTATAGACTGAGGATCTTTCCTgtcactgtccacagtgtcctgatggagagagcagactcacctgtacccagctgtgtttccatgaagactGACAGGTCAATGGACCGATCAATCGGCTTCAGTGAGGGAcgttttcctacagatcaaaggtaaatatgcatttaaacattgtttaaaacacTCAGACTCTCAGTCAAAAGACATACAGGTGCACACAAGctacaagggaaaaaaaaacttcaacttTCAATTTTACTTTTACAAATCCCATTGTCtttgaaaatgtaaacagaAGTTTTGTCTGTATAAATCACGTCTGAGGTAAAAGGATGAGGATTACTGTAAAGACTGATTTCTTGCGAGCTGGAATTAGAAGGTAGATTGAAAGgtatattttaaatttcaatCCTCAGCATGCAGCTGGAGAAAAGTTACTGCTCTATATTGATTAAGCATGACTGGACAATAGATTGTCTTATTCTGCAATGGATGTTTCTGCTTTGATAAATAGATTCTCATGGGCTCATTAGATCTGTTCAGACTGAGGCTTCAGTTTGAACATGTTTAATGGAACAGTGTCTGTTACTAATTAGCTAGTTGTTATGGGATTGGGGGATGGTGCAGGCGAGGAAAGGATGACGATCCACAGTGCGGCTCCAAGATGACCGGGGTTTATTTATAACAAATCACAGAGCAGAAAATGAGggaaccacgaggggtcaaaaggtcataacaacaaaacacagggGACACTAGTAAAGAGCAGCAACCCAGGGAGCAGGACTAAGGGGAAAATAACTACACAGGAATCCAATACACACAGGAACAAAGCACAGGATCAACAGCATGTGATACAATGACCAAGTGAGGGAACTGACCACAGGCAGGCAGTAAAATACACAGATCATGGGGACTAACAAAAGACAGGTGTGAGAACTCAacacaatcaaccaatcagagcagacactggaaacaggacacGGGTGGAATTAACTAACAATTAACAAACAGAACTAAGGGGCTATGAACCTGGGACCAGGGAAAACACTTGTGAGAGAGAAATTGACTAGAGGGATATCTTGTAATCAGCATTTCATATGTACTTTATACAGCCTGTAACTTATGGGTCTGGTCACCTGCAAGCAGCCCCCACTCACTGTAGCCTTTTGTGATTTTCCTGCTCTGTCTGATAAACATGCTCTAAACCTGCATTTCTGTTCTCTAGCCTGCATATATGCTCAATCTAATGAGCACAAAGTTCAAGCACATATTGCTACACTAAGGTTAACTCTTAATTCTCTTAAGCTTACATTCTTGGCTGTCAGCTGCCTAACACTCAGGTACTTTTGCATTAGTTGCACAAAGATACAGTTTCAAAGCTGATTACAAAATATCCCTCTAGTCAGTTTTTCTCTCACACTGGACAAGATCCTACGGAGCTGCCAGAGGTCACACCAGAGCCTGGGCCTGCTGGGTACCTGAGGTGCAGCCCAGCTAGAGACAGGAAGCCCCTGAGTATTACAGGCAGTCTAGTGTTAACCCTGGAAACAAGGGACAGAACAAATCCCTTTGGGGTTAAGCCAGCTGCTTTTGGAGCCAAAAGAGAAACATGAGTGCTgttggaggggggtggggggcgataTAATGCAAAAGTTGTATATTGGTGTGTTATACATTTCACTGtaatcaaaataattatattaatgGTTTGGTGTGATCATGtgatctgtgtttttttttttttttttttttttttttacatgtcgAGATCAGGTGGGGGGGCCCTAAATTGCAGGAGTCAGGGTTGTCCCTCCCAAAATAAATTCCACCCCTGGATAGTTATGGTACTTTAATTTGAAATCTGTTTGAAATCATGttacagtttgcaagaaatAACCAGTGAATGTCATTGAGTGACTGGGAGCTACATGCCAAACCGTCTCTCCTGGCTGCTACCTGCTGTCACTCTGTGCTGCCACTAGATGTCACTGCTTCTCATACTGTCATAAGCAAGCTGATGTCAGGAAGCCACCctaatgaaataagctcagaatgtggatggcagttacatctatttaaataaaaatataatggttggatatttgtgttttattcacaggGACGGAGTGAATAGATGTAATTCACATCCACATAAAGCAGACttatcatccatcttcaaggtTTGCATTTATTACTGAAGTTTATTTTCCTAAATTTTATCTAAATTGACATATATCTTCTACAGATATACAATAAGTAGTTCGTTCTGTGTAAGAGATGATTCAActaatgctgcgttccatttacctcggaagtctgagctgggaatgacgtcagaCCCAAATTAACCTCGTTTCAGTACAGCAAGTCGGAAAGACATTTAGCAAAACCAGGGACCTGAAATCGCTTGAATAGGGACCTGattcaaaaagcaggatttcttgcttagccagataacttgctgTATTTAATGTGCCCCCGTTTAAATCAGcttcatcttcattcacttatattTAGCCCGGGCTACTTTaaatcttttattattattttattattctttattaGTTGttcggctaagcaaaaaatcctCCCTTCTGAAACAGCccccagttctagccaggttAATTGTTAGtcattgttagcaataccagttgataacacattacgtggtGTTTTGCACATgaaaacaccatagcaacacgtccacagaaaGCAGTGTGTACAACTAATTTAATGAGCAACAAATAATACAGAACTGCTTATAAACACTgtaaaactacagctttaacttctgttgataaagggtgcagccattttgaattctgaggtcgaGGTTGTGTAGATTCCCCCGACTTCACGAGTTGGAATTCCGACTTCAGGGggcgttccagttgaaatttcccaCTAGGAACTCCGAATTTCCAAGTTACAAGttgaaatggaacgcagcataacTCACAAATGAAGTTATAAAAAGATACGGTGCCTGGAgtgataataattaaactgtaactGTTCATTTCAGTTACTGGAGAAAAAAGCTCAAAAGTttctgaaggatgagctgatgaaattcaaaaggtacctggatcagaatgacccagaatgctctgagcctcagctgcaggaggacaatgacctggacagttatggtcagatgcagaagacctgtggtagagagggagctctgaagatcacactgtacatcctgaggaccatggagcaaaatgatctcgctgacatgctggagaagagtaagagctgtacctcattcagtgtgtgtttgatttACTTCAGAAAAAGAGTTTTctgaaaaaatgtgtattacatttcagtttatcatttatttaatttgatttaatttggcTTAAATGAGTAAATGTTTTTTGAATAGCTCTCATTTTATTTCAGGGCATCTTCTGTTGCAGTATCAGCGcacaatcaaatgtaatatgaaGAATAAATTTGAGtatgtatttgaagggaaagctaaggaaggacagccaacacttctcaaagagatttacacagaactctacataactgaagggggagctggagaaatcaatgatgaacatgaagtgagacagattgaaacagcatccaagaaaagggcaacagaagatactacagtcaagtgcaatgatatatttaaacccttacatgggcgtgtgacacctatcagaactgtactcactaaaggggtcgcaggtatcgggaaaacagtctctgtgcagaaagttattcttgactgggcagaaggaaaagcaaaccaggacattcacttcatatttgctcttcctttccgggacctgaatttgattaaggatgaatacagtctgattgatctgcttcaccactttgtcccagaactgaaaCCGCTTAAATCCACTGAGCTGTGtaggtacaaagttttgttgatcTTTGATGGTCTAGATGAATGTCGCCTTCCTTTAGATTTTCAGAAgaatgagagctggtttgatttaacaaagaaaacgtcactggatgtgctgttgactaacctcattaaggggaatctgcttccattcgctctcctctggataacctcccggccagcagcagccagtcagatacctcctgagtgtatccaccaggtgacagagatacgagggttcagtaatgcccagaaggaggagtatttcagcaagagatttagtgatcagggtctggccagcaggattatcacacatgtgaaatcatcaaggagcctcttcatcatgtgccacatacctgtgttctgctggatttcagccactgttcttgaaaggctttttagtgagactgacaagggagaaactccaaggactctgactgaaatgtacacacacttcctgatctttcaggcgagtttaaaaaatgacaagtatatgACAAACTATGAAATCAGCAAGGAGTTCCTTTTcaaacttggtaaactggcttttgacaaccttgagaaaggcaatctcatattttatgagcaagatctgatAGGGAATAACATTGatgtcactgaagcttcagtttactctggagtgtgcacagaagtctttaaggaggaatatggattgtatcaggagaaggtgtactgctttgtgcatctgagcatccaggagtatctcgctgctttatatgtgtttctgtcaaactcatcagctgacctgctgaagactgcagtggatcaggcattaaagagcaagaatggacacttggacctctacctccgcttcctccttggcctctcaacagactccagtaagaaTCTGTTACAAAAACTACTGGGCCAGAAAAGAACTCTGTTAAAAAAACTACTGGGAGAGACAAGACCCAGCTCACATAACATTAAGGAAACAGCCCAGtacatcaaggagaaaatacaggagaatttatctgcagaaaggaccatcaacctgttctactgtctgaatgaactgggtgacaattctctaatagaggaagtacaaagatacctgagttcaggaagcctttcagcagcagacctctcacctgcacagtggtcagctctggcctttgtgttactgatgtcagataaggagctggatgtgtttgatctgaagaaatacatcagatcagatgaaggtcttcagaggctgctgcctgtgatcaagAAATCTAGGAGAGCTCTGTAAGTGATCTTACATCTGTCTGTTGCTAAAGAAGTACAGATGTTATTCATGATACTGCTTTTATATCTTATCAGAACAATTGGTGTGTATTTATATAGACACCCAGAAATTCTTTTTGATTCTGGATACTGCAagatatgtatatatttttcttaagaTTCTTAGTGTGGCGTGTGGTTCATTGGGTttggactctgtgtctgtggtcagaaggtcaccggtttaaatatctggctggcagagtgatacTGGTTTTGGGCCCTTGcgcaaggcccttaccccccagcttcagggggctggatgctggccaACCTTGCGCTCTGACCTGTATGTGTATGTCAGAGAGAGCAAGATCAGAGAGGTGACAGCAGTATTTTACCGGGGGGATGAATATAGCATCACTATTTCATCCCTATCTGACAGGATTGGTAATTGTGTGAttagtgttttggaaattttaCAGGTTCTCAGatacagaaaacagaaaataagtaTTTCAGTCATGGTGTAagcaaaaattatatatataaaaattataattaacattACTTAAGCTCTTCTTGACATTCAAACCCCCATAAACATGTACACTTACACATATCCGAGGCAGGAACCGAACCCAAAACCCTAGATCCCCTGggtcggctgtagtgctgatcactgagccccagcgctgctcagagctttataaAAAATACTTATGCATATATTACAGAGTCTCAGGGTAACTCACCCTGTAAGGTCATTAAAAAGCAGGTTCGCGTCAGCTAGGGAGTGTCAAGTAAAAACTATTTGTGTTTCTGACTAGGACaaggaaacaacaaaataactgatatttcAGCTATATGCTGCATGTCTTATTGtacttaaaaatgttttttttgatttttttatttgatatacctgtgtgtggtgtatgtatttatatcttaacacgtttccttttccaggctggacagctgtagactcacagagacttgctgtgaagtgttggcttcagctctcagatcaaactcctctcagctgaaagagctggacctgagtgacaatgacctccaggattcaggggtgaagctgctttctgctggactgggggattcacactgtacactggagatactgaggtcaatattactgggtTTTCCACACTGTAATGTGTAATTGCTGAAAGCTTTATTGAAGTCGTCACATTTACTCAAAAGTAATACTCATAGTGgtgaggtgtttttatttattggagagatattgtctgtctctctgcagggtatcaggctgtagagtcacagaagaaggctgttcttccctggcttcagctctgaggtcaaacccctctcacctgagagagctggacctgagctacaatcacccaggagactcaggagtgaagctgctctctgctctactggaggatcccagctgtaaactggagaaactgaagtgagtacagaatgtgtgtctgctccTGCTATAGACTCATGTATGTGGAGAAAgtacaacaattaaataaatggatacagcagtactatgtcattctgcttctgctatagtgtggaccacagtggagagtgcaggaccagaccagggatccagaaatgtaagtttgtttgcatgtttttatccTTAATGCTGTTAATACTACTTTATGATAGCATTCACACAATTATTGTGatgtgtctgtttgttttttttttcttttcttttttgggtttaaaaatgactattttCTTAAGTAGAAATGGGAGTCTGGGAACGTCTGTAGAAATACATTAACTATTCTTTGTATTTATGTGAGAGTGTAACAGGGTATAATAAATTCTGGCACATTTGtgcatatttaaaacaaaatactttCACATTTGTCCTTTTTGCCCATGTGATGACTACTGTTTTGAGATTTGTTAGGATTGTCCTAAGACAGCACCCGTAATCTCCTCAAACTGGCTGTCACACTGAACGTCTCCTCAGTCTGCGCTAGTGATGGGAATTTCGGCTCTTTTTAGTCAGTCGGATCATTTGGCTCAGCTCACAAAGAAGAGCCGGCTCTTCTGGCTCCCAAACGGCTCTTCATTTTATTACTTCTGTTTCAGCCAGATTCAGCGCTGTTATGACGCATGATTGATATGTGTTGTACTAAACCTTATGATTTTCTCAATACCATCATGTATGGTATAAAAAGATGAAATGTAAAAACCTCAAACACTACTACACGTGTATTGAACATTATATTGCGGAAAatctgtttttgtctttgaaACCATTAACagtcaaataacataaataacgaATAACTATAAAGAAATTACAACGTGCAAAACACCAGCATCCAACAGTTTTAGTATCTATCCACTATAACAACTATCTATCACCTTTCTAACAGTGTAACATTTTAGCATTTCCTTTGGGGCAGAAAGGCTAAGTGCCTCAGCTTAGACGGGCTGATTCGGCTTCTGGCAGTAGCAGCACGCTAGCCTGTCTTTTTCCTTCCATCTGAACTGTTGGATGCGCAGTTCCTAAGTGTCTGTGAAGGTTGTTTGTGGATCCTGATGGAAATGACAGCTTCATCTTGCAAACTGTGCATTGTGCCTTTGAGTTATCATAgctattaaaatgcatccaAATGCCGCTTCGTTTCCAACTATCACTCATCTTGCCTATTATTCGCGCACCAcactccctctttctctcctcctctccctccctcctgctCTGTACCTGTACACCGTCAACACGCGCACCCCCTGTTTAACCTGAACCTTGCCTGACTCATCAtgtgtgtaggaattattagctcaggtaaattttaatatctccaccaatatgtttttaattaattaaattttaattcattattatttaatgctgattattaaccaattgttgtgccgaatggtcggctcctccaaactcaatttcGTGATCCCCttaagtctgttaatgtgagacttaaatgggattcactaattaccagtatcgcttagtaacctgggttagaaggctcgtccagcgagctgcgtcaccaggtaatgtaaacgattggtagcgaagctcctcTCATGGCCGAtgagagtctcgcgatatttcaggcgagtttgaggtttcagagcatgtagcaagatcgcacagaggcagggactattgtgagcactcaatgaacggaggctgaagttatgtaaaagacatgcatttattcctagctaacactacaactaacataacacaaaataacggaatagaaacaaacaatgtaattatggaaatgtaatgaccggatttaaatgagtaacttTAAAAGGGAActtctgttctgcaaagcaagcccagtttgtggaaacacgaccctaaagtcatatagcaggttaacagaacagcttaggttgttagaatgaaaggaagttggtttacttggttgcagagtgggggggggcagttggttgcagagctgttgagctgatggcactcaggaaggcgcggcgtttggagcagtggagtggagccccttggattctctctcctggtgaagctttgtcttggttgcagttctctgttcagctgggccttcaccggagggcttcttgtgggcttctcttctcctgggctgatgggCTTTTCTCTGCTGCCGGGCTGATGGTTTTCTGCCCTTTGATCTTTCTGcccccctttgttctgaggtgccaggtttttatggtctaatgttcatgaatagggatgaccaggaattcgactcctggcccaatggctggccatccatttggcgggctttcggaaggggggtccgtatcagtccttttgggatttatgacccgACTCATTCTCCCTTTATtgctgattttcattaagctggtataacttttgatacattaaacaaagaaagaagactctctgaaagttaggatgcactggttacactatttaattttccagattcttctggtataaccatgagaacatatatgcaGGGGTAGCTAATAcctatttattcaaatttatatgtgttcaagtgtaaagaggtgaaataggtgatactccgtgaacatggttataagggtggcacacgaaacactaagattgtctaaggttatgtttgtatgtgtcctatctgtatattgagactagtagtcataagtaaatcaatatacaaggtatacaaaagccaaacttaaaagaaactttctttagggtgttggtctgttgggtgagtggtatgtaaggATGTCTGGGgcgggggttgtgtgccaagtcgagggacccctgtccttgaggtccactctgctgtctgtaggtccctaaatctttgggcaataagttggagtgctggcctcccttgtcatctgtgtgtgcgtgtgtgtgtgtgtgtgtgtgtgtgtgtgtgtgtgtgtgtgtgtgtaagtgtgtttatgtttgtggggtcactaacccccTTGGTGCCTAGGCCAATGTctacctctcgtaccaggctcggccttgtctcaggccacctggaatttaagccctgtgatatctgcatgtgtgatcctacagtacATGTGATTGGTCGTGCGGCTCACACACCATTAACACAAACTTCAGTCACAGTCAGAGCAGCATGGAGCGCTGAGCCGCGGAGATGTTTTgctttataaaaa
The Paramormyrops kingsleyae isolate MSU_618 chromosome 4, PKINGS_0.4, whole genome shotgun sequence genome window above contains:
- the LOC140588994 gene encoding NLR family CARD domain-containing protein 3-like — encoded protein: MALKRVLMERADSPVPSCVSMKTDRSMDRSISFSEGRFPTDQSVLMERADSPVPSCVSMKTDRSMDRSIGFTYILGCQLPNTQLLEKKAQKFLKDELMKFKRYLDQNDPECSEPQLQEDNDLDSYGQMQKTCGREGALKITLYILRTMEQNDLADMLEKRHLLLQYQRTIKCNMKNKFEYVFEGKAKEGQPTLLKEIYTELYITEGGAGEINDEHEVRQIETASKKRATEDTTVKCNDIFKPLHGRVTPIRTVLTKGVAGIGKTVSVQKVILDWAEGKANQDIHFIFALPFRDLNLIKDEYSLIDLLHHFVPELKPLKSTELCRYKVLLIFDGLDECRLPLDFQKNESWFDLTKKTSLDVLLTNLIKGNLLPFALLWITSRPAAASQIPPECIHQVTEIRGFSNAQKEEYFSKRFSDQGLASRIITHVKSSRSLFIMCHIPVFCWISATVLERLFSETDKGETPRTLTEMYTHFLIFQASLKNDKYMTNYEISKEFLFKLGKLAFDNLEKGNLIFYEQDLIGNNIDVTEASVYSGVCTEVFKEEYGLYQEKVYCFVHLSIQEYLAALYVFLSNSSADLLKTAVDQALKSKNGHLDLYLRFLLGLSTDSSKNLLQKLLGQKRTLLKKLLGETRPSSHNIKETAQYIKEKIQENLSAERTINLFYCLNELGDNSLIEEVQRYLSSGSLSAADLSPAQWSALAFVLLMSDKELDVFDLKKYIRSDEGLQRLLPVIKKSRRALLDSCRLTETCCEVLASALRSNSSQLKELDLSDNDLQDSGVKLLSAGLGDSHCTLEILRVSGCRVTEEGCSSLASALRSNPSHLRELDLSYNHPGDSGVKLLSALLEDPSCKLEKLNVDHSGECRTRPGIQKYSCQLKLDPNTANCRLSLSEGNRKVTGGTKQPYPDHPERFDIWLQVLCRESLTGRCYWEAEWSGYGADIAVTYKGIRRKGRSADCVLGANDKSWSLCCSPDSYSICYNNKPTDIPIQPSGSRRVGVYLDWAAGTLSFYRVSSDGLTLLYSFTSSFTKPLCPAFVVCTNSSVSLCMLG